From a single Arachis duranensis voucher Yi14725-KUN plastid, complete genome genomic region:
- the rps2 gene encoding ribosomal protein S2 has protein sequence MTKRYWNITLEEMMEAGVHFGHGTRKWNPRMAPYISTKRKGIHILNLTRTARFLSEACDLVFGAASKGKQFLIVGTKNKAADLIARAATRARCHYVNKKWLGGMLTNWYTTETRLHKFRSLRTEQKTGRIHSLPKKDTAILKRQLSHLETYLGGIKYMTGLPDIVIIVDQQEEYTALRECITLGIPTICLIDTNCDPDLADISIPANDDAIASIRLILNKLVFAICEGRSSYIRNS, from the coding sequence ATGACAAAAAGATACTGGAACATAACGTTGGAAGAGATGATGGAAGCGGGAGTTCATTTTGGCCATGGTACTAGAAAATGGAATCCCAGAATGGCACCTTATATATCCACAAAACGTAAGGGTATTCATATTCTAAATCTTACAAGAACTGCTCGCTTTTTATCAGAAGCTTGTGATTTGGTTTTTGGTGCAGCAAGTAAGGGGAAACAATTTTTAATTGTTGGCACAAAAAATAAAGCTGCGGATTTAATAGCACGGGCTGCAACAAGAGCTCGGTGTCATTATGTTAATAAAAAATGGCTCGGCGGTATGTTAACCAATTGGTATACTACAGAAACGAGACTTCATAAGTTCAGGTCCTTGAGAACAGAACAAAAAACGGGCAGAATCCATAGTTTGCCAAAAAAAGATACTGCTATTTTGAAGAGACAGTTATCGCACTTGGAAACCTATCTGGGTGGCATTAAATATATGACAGGCTTACCCGATATTGTCATAATCGTTGATCAGCAAGAGGAGTATACCGCTCTTAGAGAATGTATCACTTTGGGAATTCCAACGATTTGTTTAATCGATACAAATTGTGACCCCGATCTCGCGGATATTTCGATTCCAGCTAATGATGATGCTATAGCTTCAATTCGGTTAATTCTTAACAAATTAGTATTTGCAATTTGTGAAGGTCGTTCTAGCTATATACGAAATTCTTAA
- the atpI gene encoding ATP synthase CF0 A subunit produces the protein MNILLCSVNTFKRLYEISSVEVGQHLYWQLGGFQVHAQVLITSWVVIAILLVSAILVVRNPQTIPTFGQNFFEYVLEFIRDVSKTQIGEEYGPWVPFVGTMFLFIFVSNWSGALLPWKIIQLPHGELAAPTNDINTTVALALLTSVAYFYAGLSKKGLAYFGKYIQPTPILLPINILEDFTKPLSLSFRLFGNILADELVVVVLVSLVPLVVPIPVMFLGLFTSGIQALIFATLAAAYIGESMEGHH, from the coding sequence ATGAATATTCTATTATGTTCCGTCAACACATTTAAAAGATTATATGAGATATCTTCCGTGGAAGTAGGTCAACATCTCTATTGGCAATTAGGGGGGTTCCAAGTGCATGCCCAAGTACTTATAACTTCTTGGGTCGTAATTGCTATCTTATTGGTTTCAGCCATTTTAGTTGTTAGAAATCCGCAAACCATTCCCACTTTTGGTCAGAATTTCTTTGAATATGTCCTCGAATTCATTCGAGATGTAAGCAAAACTCAGATTGGGGAAGAATATGGTCCGTGGGTTCCCTTTGTTGGAACTATGTTCTTATTTATTTTTGTTTCAAATTGGTCGGGGGCTCTTTTGCCTTGGAAAATAATACAGTTACCTCATGGGGAGTTAGCTGCACCCACAAATGATATAAATACTACTGTTGCATTAGCTTTACTTACATCAGTAGCATATTTCTATGCGGGTCTTTCGAAAAAGGGATTAGCTTATTTTGGTAAATACATCCAACCAACTCCAATCCTTCTACCAATTAACATCTTAGAAGATTTCACAAAACCCCTGTCGCTTAGCTTTCGACTTTTCGGAAATATATTAGCTGATGAATTAGTAGTTGTTGTTCTTGTTTCTTTAGTACCCTTAGTAGTTCCTATACCTGTCATGTTCCTTGGATTATTTACAAGCGGTATTCAAGCCCTTATTTTTGCTACTTTAGCTGCGGCTTATATAGGTGAATCCATGGAAGGCCATCATTAA
- the atpH gene encoding ATP synthase CF0 C subunit: MNPLIAAASVVAAGLAVGLASIGPGVGQGTAAGQAVEGIARQPEAEGKIRGTLLLSLAFMEALTIYGLVVALALLFANPFV; the protein is encoded by the coding sequence ATGAATCCACTGATTGCTGCTGCTTCCGTTGTTGCTGCTGGGTTGGCTGTAGGGCTTGCTTCTATTGGACCTGGGGTTGGCCAAGGCACTGCTGCAGGGCAAGCAGTAGAAGGGATTGCGCGACAACCAGAGGCAGAGGGAAAAATACGGGGTACTTTATTGCTTAGTCTAGCTTTTATGGAAGCGTTAACAATTTATGGGCTGGTTGTAGCATTAGCACTTTTATTTGCGAATCCCTTTGTTTAA
- the atpF gene encoding ATP synthase CF0 B subunit codes for MKNVTDSFLCLSYWPSAGSFGFNTDILATNPINLSVVLGVLVFFGKGVLSDLLDNRKQRILKTIRNSEELREGALEQLEKARARLRKVETEADQFRVNGYSEIEREKLNLIKLIYTTLEQLENYKNETIRFEQQRTINQVRQRVFQQALQGALGTLNSCLNNELHLRTISANIGMFGEMKDIK; via the exons ATGAAAAATGTAACCGATTCTTTCCTTTGTTTGAGTTACTGGCCATCCGCCGGAAGTTTCGGGTTTAATACCGATATTTTAGCAACAAATCCAATAAATCTAAGTGTAGTGCTCGGTGTATTGGTTTTTTTTGGAAAGGGAGTGT TAAGTGATTTATTAGATAATCGAAAACAGAGAATCTTGAAGACTATTCGAAATTCAGAAGAACTGCGGGAAGGAGCTCTTGAACAGCTAGAAAAAGCCCGGGCCCGTTTAAGGAAAGTTGAAACGGAAGCAGATCAGTTTCGAGTGAATGGTTATTCTGAAATAGAACGAGAAAAATTGAATTTAATTAAGTTAATTTATACGACTTTGGAACAATTAGAAAATTACAAAAATGAAACTATTCGTTTTGAACAACAAAGAACGATTAATCAAGTCCGACAACGGGTTTTCCAACAAGCCTTACAAGGAGCTCTGGGAACGCTGAATAGTTGCTTGAACAACGAGTTACATTTACGTACCATCAGTGCTAATATTGGCATGTTTGGGGAAATGAAAGATATAAAATAA